The following coding sequences lie in one Sorghum bicolor cultivar BTx623 chromosome 6, Sorghum_bicolor_NCBIv3, whole genome shotgun sequence genomic window:
- the LOC8085869 gene encoding uncharacterized protein LOC8085869 isoform X1: MGLFDRLLLGGGDLSRGNEDQERGGGAETAAMGSEVPPPSAIPPLSAAASSVVRRCAGIAGVPVDQLLRRLDAEEQAGGPLEYARSVVEYCSHVALRVEARRPDHLGDREFHTLTYDMMLAWEAPDEETDAVFQKTAFSVLRDDADDDDGASIFYSSPTQMAIQVDGRRTVGPEAFAKIAPACPAMAHPITVRNLFDALTNSTGGRLHFLIYHKYLRSLDEAFFSAKRMLGGHKAPALQLSEDEVILDIHGAATTKPVLQHIGTSTWPGRLTLTNHALYFEAIGVDFSYCEAAVYDLARDLKQSVKRESTGPWGAHLFDKAVMYKSSLTSEPVFFEFPQFKGHTRRDYWFAAIKEVLHAHKFIRKYRLASFQKAEALSVATLGILRYRTVKQGFHILPAHFKTILAFNLAEKLPKGDKILEALYGQLKQHCPRFRGSQDFGQSSSDELMLADPFPLSAYTMVTMGLLKLKEEDNAEERDFTVRDVQIGGTSSVQMALERSVGYSGRVEAARATLDQVKVEDIDTNVAVLKELLFPLIEIGKRLLALAGWEEPFKSFVFLLCFLYMAYSGWIWFMFPGFLLGSTLFMLWNKHYGNGRSVEAFEIITPPRRRTVEQLLALQQAISQLEAHVQAGNIFLLKLRSLMLAAFPQSTNRVAAALVVVAMLFTFMPLRTIVLLILLEEYTRQMPLRKKSSEKLVRRLREWWLRIPAAPVQLLKPRDTRRWRSRLR; encoded by the exons ATGGGTCTCTTTGATCGCCTCCTCCTCGGCGGCGGCGATCTCAGCAGGGGGAACGAGGACCAGGAGCGCGGTGGCGGCGCCGAGACGGCCGCCATGGGGTCAGAAgtgccgccgccgtcggccaTCCCTCCCCTCtcggccgccgcctcctccgtcGTCCGCCGATGCGCTGG GATCGCGGGCGTGCCGGTGGATCAGCTGCTCCGGCGGCTGGACGCGGAGGAGCAGGCCGGCGGGCCGCTGGAGTACGCCAGGAGCGTCGTGGAGTACTGCTCCCACGTCGCCCTGCGCGTGGAGGCCAGGCGCCCGGACCACCTCGGCGACAGGGAGTTCCACACGCTCACTTACGACATGATGCTCGCCTGGGAGGCGCCCGACGAGGAGACCGACGCCGTGTTCCAG AAAACGGCATTCAGCGTTCTCCGCGACGATGCTGATGACGACGACGGTGCATCCATTTTCTATTCAAGCCCAACGCAGATGGCAATTCAG GTCGATGGCAGAAGGACAGTTGGACCCGAGGCATTTGCCAAGATTGCTCCTGCCTGCCCTGCCATGGCACATCCCATCACCGTCCGTAACCTATTTGACGCGCTCACCAACTCCACCGGAGGACGGCTGCATTTCCTTATCTACCACAAGTATCTCAGAAGCTTAGACGA GGCGTTCTTCTCTGCAAAACGTATGTTAGGGGGGCACAAAGCCCCTGCCCTGCAACTATCTGAGGACGAAGTGATCCTTGACATCCACGGGGCTGCGACAACCAAGCCAGTTCTTCAGCACATCGGGACGTCCACGTGGCCTG GGAGGCTCACACTGACGAATCACGCACTCTACTTTGAGGCTATTGGTGTTGATTTCTCATACTGCGAGGCTGCTGTGTATGATCTGGCAAGGGACTTGAAACAATCGGTAAAACGTGAGTCCACTGGGCCATGGGGTGCTCATCTCTTTGACAAAGCTGTCATGTACAAGTCCAGCTTGAC CAGTGAACCTGTCTTCTTTGAATTCCCACAATTCAAAGGCCACACTCGCCGAGACTACTGGTTTGCAGCCATCAAAGAGGTGCTGCACGCACACAAGTTCATCAGGAAGTACAGGCTTGCCAGTTTCCAGAAGGCAGAGGCTCTCTCCGTCGCAACATTAGGGATTTTGCGGTACCGCACTGTTAAACAGGGATTCCACATACTACCAGCACATTTCAAGACCATCCTTGCATTCAACTTGGCAGAGAAACTGCCGAAAGGGGACAAGATTCTGGAGGCATTGTATGGCCAGCTCAAGCAGCATTGCCCAAGATTCAGAGGAAGCCAGGATTTTGGTCAGAGCAGTTCTGATGAATTGATGCTTGCTGACCCCTTCCCACTTTCTGCGTATACCATGGTGACAATGGGTTTGCTGAAACTGAAAGAGGAGGACAATGCTGAGGAGAGAGATTTCACTGTGCGAGACGTGCAGATTGGAGGAACTAGCTCAGTTCAGATGGCTCTAGAGCGATCGGTTGGGTATTCAGGTAGAGTGGAAGCAGCAAGGGCTACGCTTGATCAGGTCAAAGTGGAAGACATAGACACTAATGTAGCTGTCCTAAAG GAACTACTATTTCCTTTGATTGAAATAGGCAAAAGGCTGCTCGCTTTGGCCGGGTGGGAAGAGCCCTTTAAATCTTTTGTCTTCTTGTTATGTTTCCTCTACATGGCATACAG TGGTTGGATCTGGTTCATGTTTCCTGGATTTTTGCTTGGTTCTACTCTCTTCATGCTATGGAACAAACATTATGGGAATGGGCGCTCGGTAGAAGCATTTGAGATCATAACTCCTCCTCGAAGAAGAACTGTGGAACAGCTCCTAGCTTTGCAACAGGCCATCTCGCAGCTGGAAGCACATGTGCAAGCAGGGAACATTTTTCTCCTCAAGCTCCGGTCCCTCATGCTTGCAGCATTTCCTCAG AGCACCAACAGAGTTGCAGCTGCACTTGTCGTTGTGGCCATGTTATTCACATTCATGCCATTGAGAACCATTGTTCTACTGATTCTTCTAGAAGAATACACAAGACAGATGCCATTGAGGAAAAAGAGCAGCGAAAAGTTGGTGAGAAGGTTAAGGGAGTGGTGGCTCCGGATTCCGGCTGCGCCTGTACAACTTCTAAAGCCTCGGGACACTAGGAGATGGAGATCGAGATTGAGATAA
- the LOC8076462 gene encoding NDR1/HIN1-like protein 6 yields the protein MTDYHRIHPVSVGSPPPSAPPEHAKKPSHDQLLPVTAPPPYAPAPLPPPRRQRRHSRCCRCVCYTFLALVLLVVALGVTAGILYLVFRPKIPTFNVDRLTVTRFDVNTTTATVTDAFDVDVTATNPNRRIGIYYDGGDVTASFNGTVLCRGAFPALYQGHRTTVHPNISLAGETRLDSDVAAQLLQQRQAGFVPLTVRARVPIRIKFGAIRLWKMTGKANCNLVVDNIQAGTQLNIRSNTCSFKLKI from the coding sequence ATGACAGACTACCACAGGATCCACCCTGTGAGCGTgggctcgccgccgccgtccgcgcCGCCGGAGCATGCCAAGAAACCCAGCCACGACCAGCTACTACCGGTGACCGCCCCGCCGCCGTACGCACCAGCGCCGCTGCCCCCGCCGCGGCGCCAGCGGAGGCACAGCCGGTGCTGCCGGTGCGTGTGCTACACCTTCCTGGCCCTCGTCCTGCTCGTCGTCGCGCTCGGCGTTACCGCGGGGATTCTGTACCTCGTTTTCCGGCCCAAGATCCCGACCTTCAATGTGGACCGGCTCACCGTCACCCGGTTTGACGTGAACACCAccacggccacggtcaccgacgCGTTCGACGTCGACGTGACCGCCACCAACCCGAACCGCCGCATCGGGATCTACTACGACGGCGGCGACGTCACGGCGTCCTTCAACGGCACCGTGCTGTGCCGCGGCGCCTTCCCGGCGCTGTACCAGGGCCACCGGACCACCGTGCACCCGAACATCTCGCTCGCCGGGGAGACGCGGCTCGATAGCGACGTCGCGGCGCAGCTGCTGCAGCAGCGGCAGGCCGGGTTCGTGCCGCTCACCGTGCGCGCCCGCGTGCCGATACGCATCAAGTTCGGCGCCATCAGGCTGTGGAAGATGACGGGCAAGGCCAACTGCAACCTGGTGGTCGACAATATCCAGGcaggcacgcagctgaacaTCCGATCCAATACTTGCAGTTTTAAGCTTAAGATCTAG
- the LOC8085868 gene encoding DNA damage-repair/toleration protein DRT100, with translation MQISARLLRVVAILLAALLPRCAGHHADSSGVIGSARGGDDRPSPPCSPADRAALLGFKAGVAVDTTGILATWAGGDCCGAWEGVTCDAATGRVVALRLEAPPPNGGARRYMQGALSPSLGGLEFLESLVVRDMARIGGAIPPALARLARLRQLYLEGNMLSGPVPGSLGGLRSLQYLSLAGNRLDGQLPPELGALSGLEQINFARNRLSGAVPPSYVNLSRLAYLDLGSNLFSGAMPGFLGQFRNLALLDLSNNSFSGEIPASLYTLRSLTDLSLSHNKIVGQIPPQMGILRSLNSLAMDGNMLVGSIPASLLGLQKLWYLNLSGNGLSGPLPTGAGTGNALPSLVSMDLSRNRLTGDIAQLFRSLSTAASHSNRTTSPQVVLAQKLEHLDVSENRITGALPDFARGAGLRWLDISGNAIGGQIPSSVSKLSGLERLDMSRNRVRGTIPASMAEMVRLRWLDVSRNELVGRIPDNFTRLTGVRHASFRGNRLCGQIPQAKPFNLFRAAAYAHNLCLCGKPLPPCRKIG, from the coding sequence ATGCAGATCTCCGCCAGGCTCCTGCGCGTCGTCGCCATCCTCCTTGCTGCCCTGCTGCCGCGCTGCGCGGGCCACCACGCGGACTCGTCCGGCGTCATTGGCTCGGCCCGTGGCGGCGACGACAGGCCGTCCCCGCCGTGCTCGCCCGCGGACCGGGCGGCGCTGCTGGGCTTCAAGGCGGGCGTGGCCGTGGACACGACGGGCATCCTGGCCACGTGGGCCGGCGGCGACTGCTGCGGCGCGTGGGAGGGCGTGACCTGCGACGCCGCCACGGGGCGGGTCGTGGCGCTGCGGCTGGAAGCGCCGCCGCCCAACGGAGGCGCGCGGCGCTACATGCAGGGCGCGCTGTCGCCGTCCCTCGGTGGGCTTGAGTTCTTGGAGTCCCTGGTGGTCCGCGACATGGCCAGGATCGGGGGCGCCATCCCGCCGGCGCTGGCGCGGCTGGCGCGGCTCAGGCAGCTCTACCTCGAGGGCAACATGCTGTCCGGGCCCGTCCCGGGGAGCCTCGGCGGGCTGCGGTCGCTACAGTACCTCTCGCTCGCGGGCAACCGGCTGGACGGGCAGCTGCCACCGGAGCTCGGGGCACTCTCCGGCCTGGAGCAGATCAACTTCGCCCGGAACCGCCTCTCCGGCGCGGTGCCTCCGAGCTACGTGAACCTGTCGAGGCTGGCGTACCTTGATCTCGGCAGCAACCTCTTCTCCGGCGCCATGCCCGGGTTTCTTGGCCAGTTCAGGAACCTGGCCTTGCTGGACCTCAGCAACAACAGCTTCTCCGGCGAGATACCGGCGTCGCTCTACACCCTGCGTAGCCTGACGGACCTGTCACTGAGCCATAACAAGATCGTTGGCCAGATTCCGCCCCAGATGGGCATCCTCCGGTCTCTGAACTCTCTGGCCATGGATGGCAACATGCTTGTAGGCTCCATTCCAGCATCACTCCTCGGCCTGCAGAAGCTGTGGTACCTGAACCTGTCAGGAAACGGGCTCTCCGGTCCACTCCCCACCGGCGCCGGCACTGGCAACGCCTTGCCTTCCTTGGTATCCATGGACCTCTCCCGCAACCGTCTCACCGGCGACATTGCCCAGCTGTTCAGAAGCTTGTCGACGGCGGCCAGCCATTCCAACAGAACTACTAGTCCACAGGTTGTTCTTGCCcagaaactagagcacctggacgtgtcggagaacaggatCACCGGTGCGCTGCCCGACTTCGCCCGCGGCGCGGGGCTCAGGTGGCTTGACATCTCGGGCAACGCCATCGGCGGCCAGATCCCGAGCTCGGTCTCCAAGCTGAGCGGCCTGGAGAGGCTGGACATGTCCAGGAACCGCGTCAGGGGCACCATCCCTGCGTCCATGGCGGAGATGGTGCGCCTGCGGTGGCTGGACGTGTCGAGGAACGAGCTCGTCGGGAGGATACCGGACAACTTCACGAGACTGACGGGCGTGCGGCACGCGAGCTTTAGGGGCAACAGGCTGTGCGGGCAGATACCGCAGGCCAAGCCGTTCAACCTGTTCCGTGCGGCCGCGTACGCGCACAACCTGTGTCTGTGCGGCAAGCCATTGCCGCCGTGCAGGAAGATAGGGTGA
- the LOC8085869 gene encoding uncharacterized protein LOC8085869 isoform X2: MGLFDRLLLGGGDLSRGNEDQERGGGAETAAMGSEVPPPSAIPPLSAAASSVVRRCAGIAGVPVDQLLRRLDAEEQAGGPLEYARSVVEYCSHVALRVEARRPDHLGDREFHTLTYDMMLAWEAPDEETDAVFQKTAFSVLRDDADDDDGASIFYSSPTQMAIQVDGRRTVGPEAFAKIAPACPAMAHPITVRNLFDALTNSTGGRLHFLIYHKYLRSLDEAFFSAKRMLGGHKAPALQLSEDEVILDIHGAATTKPVLQHIGTSTWPGRLTLTNHALYFEAIGVDFSYCEAAVYDLARDLKQSVKRESTGPWGAHLFDKAVMYKSSLTEPVFFEFPQFKGHTRRDYWFAAIKEVLHAHKFIRKYRLASFQKAEALSVATLGILRYRTVKQGFHILPAHFKTILAFNLAEKLPKGDKILEALYGQLKQHCPRFRGSQDFGQSSSDELMLADPFPLSAYTMVTMGLLKLKEEDNAEERDFTVRDVQIGGTSSVQMALERSVGYSGRVEAARATLDQVKVEDIDTNVAVLKELLFPLIEIGKRLLALAGWEEPFKSFVFLLCFLYMAYSGWIWFMFPGFLLGSTLFMLWNKHYGNGRSVEAFEIITPPRRRTVEQLLALQQAISQLEAHVQAGNIFLLKLRSLMLAAFPQSTNRVAAALVVVAMLFTFMPLRTIVLLILLEEYTRQMPLRKKSSEKLVRRLREWWLRIPAAPVQLLKPRDTRRWRSRLR; the protein is encoded by the exons ATGGGTCTCTTTGATCGCCTCCTCCTCGGCGGCGGCGATCTCAGCAGGGGGAACGAGGACCAGGAGCGCGGTGGCGGCGCCGAGACGGCCGCCATGGGGTCAGAAgtgccgccgccgtcggccaTCCCTCCCCTCtcggccgccgcctcctccgtcGTCCGCCGATGCGCTGG GATCGCGGGCGTGCCGGTGGATCAGCTGCTCCGGCGGCTGGACGCGGAGGAGCAGGCCGGCGGGCCGCTGGAGTACGCCAGGAGCGTCGTGGAGTACTGCTCCCACGTCGCCCTGCGCGTGGAGGCCAGGCGCCCGGACCACCTCGGCGACAGGGAGTTCCACACGCTCACTTACGACATGATGCTCGCCTGGGAGGCGCCCGACGAGGAGACCGACGCCGTGTTCCAG AAAACGGCATTCAGCGTTCTCCGCGACGATGCTGATGACGACGACGGTGCATCCATTTTCTATTCAAGCCCAACGCAGATGGCAATTCAG GTCGATGGCAGAAGGACAGTTGGACCCGAGGCATTTGCCAAGATTGCTCCTGCCTGCCCTGCCATGGCACATCCCATCACCGTCCGTAACCTATTTGACGCGCTCACCAACTCCACCGGAGGACGGCTGCATTTCCTTATCTACCACAAGTATCTCAGAAGCTTAGACGA GGCGTTCTTCTCTGCAAAACGTATGTTAGGGGGGCACAAAGCCCCTGCCCTGCAACTATCTGAGGACGAAGTGATCCTTGACATCCACGGGGCTGCGACAACCAAGCCAGTTCTTCAGCACATCGGGACGTCCACGTGGCCTG GGAGGCTCACACTGACGAATCACGCACTCTACTTTGAGGCTATTGGTGTTGATTTCTCATACTGCGAGGCTGCTGTGTATGATCTGGCAAGGGACTTGAAACAATCGGTAAAACGTGAGTCCACTGGGCCATGGGGTGCTCATCTCTTTGACAAAGCTGTCATGTACAAGTCCAGCTTGAC TGAACCTGTCTTCTTTGAATTCCCACAATTCAAAGGCCACACTCGCCGAGACTACTGGTTTGCAGCCATCAAAGAGGTGCTGCACGCACACAAGTTCATCAGGAAGTACAGGCTTGCCAGTTTCCAGAAGGCAGAGGCTCTCTCCGTCGCAACATTAGGGATTTTGCGGTACCGCACTGTTAAACAGGGATTCCACATACTACCAGCACATTTCAAGACCATCCTTGCATTCAACTTGGCAGAGAAACTGCCGAAAGGGGACAAGATTCTGGAGGCATTGTATGGCCAGCTCAAGCAGCATTGCCCAAGATTCAGAGGAAGCCAGGATTTTGGTCAGAGCAGTTCTGATGAATTGATGCTTGCTGACCCCTTCCCACTTTCTGCGTATACCATGGTGACAATGGGTTTGCTGAAACTGAAAGAGGAGGACAATGCTGAGGAGAGAGATTTCACTGTGCGAGACGTGCAGATTGGAGGAACTAGCTCAGTTCAGATGGCTCTAGAGCGATCGGTTGGGTATTCAGGTAGAGTGGAAGCAGCAAGGGCTACGCTTGATCAGGTCAAAGTGGAAGACATAGACACTAATGTAGCTGTCCTAAAG GAACTACTATTTCCTTTGATTGAAATAGGCAAAAGGCTGCTCGCTTTGGCCGGGTGGGAAGAGCCCTTTAAATCTTTTGTCTTCTTGTTATGTTTCCTCTACATGGCATACAG TGGTTGGATCTGGTTCATGTTTCCTGGATTTTTGCTTGGTTCTACTCTCTTCATGCTATGGAACAAACATTATGGGAATGGGCGCTCGGTAGAAGCATTTGAGATCATAACTCCTCCTCGAAGAAGAACTGTGGAACAGCTCCTAGCTTTGCAACAGGCCATCTCGCAGCTGGAAGCACATGTGCAAGCAGGGAACATTTTTCTCCTCAAGCTCCGGTCCCTCATGCTTGCAGCATTTCCTCAG AGCACCAACAGAGTTGCAGCTGCACTTGTCGTTGTGGCCATGTTATTCACATTCATGCCATTGAGAACCATTGTTCTACTGATTCTTCTAGAAGAATACACAAGACAGATGCCATTGAGGAAAAAGAGCAGCGAAAAGTTGGTGAGAAGGTTAAGGGAGTGGTGGCTCCGGATTCCGGCTGCGCCTGTACAACTTCTAAAGCCTCGGGACACTAGGAGATGGAGATCGAGATTGAGATAA